Proteins encoded by one window of Arachis ipaensis cultivar K30076 chromosome B04, Araip1.1, whole genome shotgun sequence:
- the LOC107636775 gene encoding uncharacterized protein LOC107636775 encodes MATRRRGRTRSRRESRNDQLADNHVKFIEAMANLANTMEANAAATLQAVQRLGQPAGNENGEGNGNDNAEGNDDNMGGAPITLATFLKVHPPSFRGSTNPIEADNWFQAMEHALQTQHVPNNQYVEFAAYQLLGEAQHWWQGECHLLQLQNADVPWDVFQMAFYKKYLPESAREATEIELLQLKQRSSSVANYTSQFEELCRFSRVCQGAPETYESWKRIRYQRGLKDNIMTAMAPLEIRIFSDLVNKARVVEEYAQTVASSRDTRGGNTSRERDDYLGPSGQHFKKNGEGKQSRAYSPDMKCQECGNYHPNKSYRLGFEKYYKIGIWFKGKNFRILNDDNQSDAVEGEREY; translated from the exons atggctactcgcAGACGAGGTCGTACACGTTCACGAAGAGAGAGTAGAAACGACCAACTGGCCGATAACCATGTCAAGTTCATAGAGGCAATGGCGAATCTTGCAAACACCATGGAGGCaaatgctgctgcgactctgcaagctgtgcagaggttaggccaaccggcTGGAAACGAAAACGGAGAAGGAAACGGGAACGATAATGCAGAAGGAAATGATGATAACATGGGAGGTGCTCCAATAACTTTGGCTacttttctcaaggttcatccgccaaGCTTTAGAGGTTCAACCAACCCTATAGAAGCGGATaattggtttcaggccatggagcatGCGTTACAAACACAACATGTTCCGAACAACCAATATGTAGAATTTGCTGCATATCAGCTTTTGGGAGAGGcccagcattggtggcaaggagagtGCCACTTGCTACAGCTTCAGAATGCCGATGTTCCTTGGGATGTATTCCAAATggccttctacaagaagtaccTTCCTGAATCTGCAAGGGAAGCAACGGAGATAGAACTTTTGCAGCTGAAGCAACGTTCCTCGTCTGTGGCAAACTATACTAGCCAATTTGAGGAGCTCTGTAGGTTCTCTAGGGTGTGTCAGGGTGCCCCGGAGACTTATGAAAGTTGGAAGCGCATCAGGTATCAAAGGGGCTTGAAGGATAACATCATGACTGCTATGGCTCCTTTAGAGATTCGGATTTTCTCCGATCTGGTGAACAAGGCGAGAGTTGTTGAGGAATATGCACAGACGGTAGCCTCGTCAAGGGACACTCGTGGAGGAAACACTAGTAGGGAACGTGATGATTACCTTGGACCAAGTGGACAACACTTCAAGAAAAATGGTGAGGGGAAGCAGTCAAGAGCTTACTCCCCTGATATGAAATGTCAGGAGTGTGGGAACTACCACCCGAATAAGTCATACCGGTTGG gttttgaaaagtaTTACAAAATTGGCATTTGGTTTAAAGGGAAGAATTTTCGGATTCTtaatgacgataatcagagtgacgcagtggAAGGCGAGAGAGAATATTAA